Below is a genomic region from Variovorax sp. J2L1-78.
GTGCGGTCGAAGGCGAAATCGCGGGTACCCACTACCGCTACTCCACGCAGGACATCGAGTTCCAGATCGAGAGCTACCTGCGCTACCAGGGCGACAAGTTCAGCGAGTACTTCGACGCGAACACCTACCTCCTGATCACCCGCGCGCTCGACTATTTCGACCCGGCGCGTGAACACGGAGGCGACCTCACCGAAGCCTTCGCGAAGGCGACCGCGAAGTTCCTGCTGGTGAGCTTCACCACCGACTGGCGCTTCTCCCCCGCGCGCAGCCGCGAGCTGGTCAAGGCACTGCTCGACAACCGCCGCAGCGTGAGCTACGCCGAGATCGACGCGCCCCACGGCCACGACGCCTTCCTGCTCGACGACGTGCGCTACATGGGCGTGGTGCGCTCCTACTTCGAGCGCGTCGCGGCAGAGCTGCCAGCATGAGCGACATCGACACCCAGCGTCTCATCGCCAAGCTCGTGCCCGAAGGCGCGCGCGTGCTCGACCTCGGCTGCGGCGACGGCGCCCTGCTCGACCTGCTGCAGCGCGAGCGCGGCTGCAGCGGCTACGGCGTGGAGATCGCCGACGGCAATGTGCTCCAGTGCATCCGCCGCGGCGTCGACGTGATCCAGCTGAACCTCGACGAAGGCCTCGCGATGTTCGACGATGCGTCCTTCGATGTCGTTCTGCAGATCGACACGCTGCAGCATCTGCGCAATGCCGAGGTCATGTTGCGCGAGACGGCGCGCGTGGGCCGCATCGGCATCGTCGCCTTCCCCAACTTCGCGCACTGGCCCAACCGCCTGAGCATCGCGCGCGGCCGCATGCCGGTGACGCGCCGCCTGCCCTACCAGTGGTACGACACGCCCAACATCCGCGTCGGCACCTTCAAGGATTTCGAGGTGCTCGCGGGCAAGAACAGCCTGCGCGTGCTCGATGCCTTCGGCGTGCAGGACGACCGCGAGGTGCGCTGGCTGCCGAACGCGCGCGCCGGCACGGCCGTCTTCAAGTTCGAGCGCGCCTGAGCCCGTGGCGCAGACGCTCGCCGCCGCGGTCCACAGCGAGCTCGTCATCAAGAAGAGCCGCTTCATCGGCTGCGTGCAGCCGGTGGCCGACCGCGAGGCCGCATTGCGCGTCGTGAACGATCTGCGCGTGGCGCATCCCGGCGCGGCGCACGTCTGCTGGGCGCTGATGGCCGGCGGGCAGTCGGCGGCCAACGACGACGGCGAGCCCGGCGGCACCGCCGGCCGGCCGATGCTCGAGGTGCTGCGGCATCAGGATCTCGAAGGCGTGCTCGCAACCGTCGTGCGCTACTTCGGCGGCGTGAAGCTGGGCGCGGGCGGCCTGGTGCGCGCCTACACCGATGCGGTGGCGCAGGCGCTGCTCGGCGCGACCAAGCTGCCGTTGCAGCGGCAGCGTACCTTGTCGTGCAGCGTGCCCTATGCGATGGAAGGCATGCTGCGCCGCGAGCTGGTCGCGGCCGGTGCGTCGCTGATGGATGTCGCACACGGCACGCTCGTTCGCTGCACTTTCCAGGTGGTCGAGACCGACGCCCCGGCGCTCGTGGCGCGCATCGACGATGCGTCGCAGGGCCGTGCCGTCTGGGCCGACGCCAACGCCTGAGGGCTCAGCCCAGCGCGTTCCCGCAGCATCGGCAAAAGCGGGCGTCGGCGGTGTGCTGGCCGGCGCCGCAGTCGGCGCAACGGCGCGTGTCCGGTGCGATGTGCAATGCCTCCGCCAGCAGGCCGTGGCCTCCCGTCAGTGCGGGCATCGCATCACGCCCGTAACGCACCATCTCGGCCGACACGATGCCGGTCGGCACGGCCAGCACACCCCAGCCCAGCAGCATCATCACCGAGGCGATCGCGCGGCCGATGTCGGTCTTGGGCACCAGGTCGCCGAAGCCGACGGTGGTCATGGTCGAGATGGCCCAGTACACCGCGACGGGAATGCTGGTGAAGCCGTGCTGCGGCCCTTCGACCACGTACATCAGCGTGCCCAGCACCAGCACGACCATGAGGACGAAGCCGACGAACACCATGATCTTGCGGCGGCTCGCGGCCAGCGCGGTCACCAGCGTGCGGTACTCGGCCGCATAGCGCGACATCTTGAAGATGCGGAAGATGCGCAGCAACCGCAGGATGCGCACGTCGATCAGCACCGACAGCCCGGGCACCAGGATGGCGAGATAGGTCGGCAGCAGCGCCAGCAGGTCCACCACGCCATAGAAGCTCGCGGCGTAGCGCATCGGGCGCTTCAGGCAGGCCAGGCGCGCGATGTACTCGAGCGTGAAGACGATGGTGAAGAACCACTCCAGCACGCCGAAGACCGAGCCCCATCGCGCGCGGATCGGCTGCACGCTGTCGAGCACCACCACCAGAACGCTCACGAGAATGACCGCAATCAGCGCCAGATCGAACCACC
It encodes:
- a CDS encoding ion transporter — its product is MPKKKPLPRSAAGPAIADEVPVELRFGKPDHGWRLKLYSIIFESETRAGRWFDLALIAVILVSVLVVVLDSVQPIRARWGSVFGVLEWFFTIVFTLEYIARLACLKRPMRYAASFYGVVDLLALLPTYLAILVPGLSVLIDVRILRLLRIFRIFKMSRYAAEYRTLVTALAASRRKIMVFVGFVLMVVLVLGTLMYVVEGPQHGFTSIPVAVYWAISTMTTVGFGDLVPKTDIGRAIASVMMLLGWGVLAVPTGIVSAEMVRYGRDAMPALTGGHGLLAEALHIAPDTRRCADCGAGQHTADARFCRCCGNALG
- a CDS encoding IMPACT family protein translates to MAQTLAAAVHSELVIKKSRFIGCVQPVADREAALRVVNDLRVAHPGAAHVCWALMAGGQSAANDDGEPGGTAGRPMLEVLRHQDLEGVLATVVRYFGGVKLGAGGLVRAYTDAVAQALLGATKLPLQRQRTLSCSVPYAMEGMLRRELVAAGASLMDVAHGTLVRCTFQVVETDAPALVARIDDASQGRAVWADANA
- the metW gene encoding methionine biosynthesis protein MetW; its protein translation is MSDIDTQRLIAKLVPEGARVLDLGCGDGALLDLLQRERGCSGYGVEIADGNVLQCIRRGVDVIQLNLDEGLAMFDDASFDVVLQIDTLQHLRNAEVMLRETARVGRIGIVAFPNFAHWPNRLSIARGRMPVTRRLPYQWYDTPNIRVGTFKDFEVLAGKNSLRVLDAFGVQDDREVRWLPNARAGTAVFKFERA